One genomic region from Mesorhizobium terrae encodes:
- a CDS encoding TrmH family RNA methyltransferase, with amino-acid sequence MTDDKKTGTAKDTHYAKLRRAHRDEKSGGAPAFRPRPKVGPGEAAANGLVRLYGLHTVRAALDNPGRRIRSMLVTRNALERLGIADIAALPFKAELVEPREIDKVTGSDAVHQGVLIEAEPLKPKRLDALGDTRLVLVLDQVTDPHNVGAILRSAVAFGAGALITTARHSPQESGVLAKSASGALEHIDHIEVKNLADAIGELHAAGFQTIGLDSDGAAELEKTFSGEKIALVLGAEGKGLRQKTRETVTALARLDMPGVIRSLNVSNAAAVALYAVRRFLG; translated from the coding sequence ATGACAGACGATAAGAAAACCGGCACCGCCAAAGACACGCACTACGCCAAGCTGCGGCGCGCGCATCGCGACGAAAAGAGCGGCGGCGCGCCCGCCTTCCGGCCGCGTCCTAAGGTCGGGCCCGGTGAAGCCGCGGCCAACGGGCTGGTCAGGCTCTACGGGCTGCACACGGTGCGCGCCGCGCTCGACAATCCCGGCCGCCGCATCCGCTCCATGCTGGTGACACGCAACGCGCTGGAGCGGCTGGGCATCGCCGACATCGCCGCCCTGCCCTTCAAGGCCGAACTGGTCGAGCCGCGCGAGATCGACAAGGTGACCGGCTCCGACGCCGTGCACCAGGGCGTGCTGATCGAGGCCGAGCCGCTCAAGCCGAAGCGGCTCGATGCGCTTGGCGACACCAGGCTGGTGCTGGTGCTCGACCAGGTGACCGACCCGCACAATGTCGGCGCTATACTGCGCTCGGCCGTGGCCTTCGGCGCCGGCGCGCTGATCACCACCGCGCGCCACAGCCCGCAGGAAAGCGGCGTTTTGGCCAAATCCGCCTCCGGCGCGCTGGAGCATATCGACCATATCGAGGTGAAGAACCTGGCCGACGCCATCGGCGAACTGCACGCGGCCGGTTTCCAGACGATCGGCCTCGATTCGGACGGAGCGGCGGAGCTCGAAAAAACTTTCTCGGGCGAGAAGATCGCGCTGGTGCTGGGCGCGGAAGGAAAAGGCCTGCGCCAGAAGACCCGCGAGACGGTGACGGCGCTGGCCAGGCTCGACATGCCGGGCGTCATCCGCTCGCTCAATGTCTCCAACGCGGCGGCGGTTGCGCTCTACGCGGTGCGGCGCTTTCTCGGCTGA
- a CDS encoding class I SAM-dependent methyltransferase: MFQSDIITFLRAWLTAPLRVAAVAPSSPALARLMTKELTSGSGPVIELGPGTGAFTRALIACGLQQRDLTLIEYGAEFATLLQHRFPDARVVNMDAADLGRAGLFSRPDVGAVISGLPLLSMPTHKVIAILSGAFTYLKPGGAFYQFTYGPRCPVPDRILKPLNLRAVHIGRTLRNIPPAAVYRIERCAQANDLGQKVLRAVADSRG; the protein is encoded by the coding sequence ATGTTTCAGTCCGACATCATCACCTTTCTTCGCGCCTGGCTTACCGCACCCTTGCGCGTCGCCGCCGTCGCGCCATCCAGCCCGGCCTTGGCCAGGCTGATGACCAAGGAACTCACCTCAGGGAGCGGACCGGTTATCGAATTAGGGCCGGGCACCGGCGCTTTCACCCGCGCCCTCATTGCCTGCGGGTTGCAGCAGCGCGATCTGACGCTCATCGAATATGGCGCGGAGTTCGCCACGCTGCTCCAGCACCGTTTCCCCGACGCGCGCGTCGTGAACATGGATGCCGCCGATCTCGGCAGGGCCGGCCTGTTCTCGCGGCCCGACGTCGGCGCCGTCATCAGCGGCCTGCCGCTTCTGTCGATGCCCACCCACAAGGTCATCGCCATCCTTTCCGGCGCCTTTACCTATCTGAAGCCTGGCGGTGCCTTTTATCAATTCACCTACGGTCCGCGCTGCCCCGTACCCGACCGCATCCTCAAACCGCTCAATCTAAGGGCGGTGCATATCGGCCGCACCCTCCGCAACATCCCACCGGCGGCCGTCTACCGGATTGAACGCTGCGCCCAGGCAAATGACCTTGGACAGAAGGTGTTGCGGGCCGTTGCGGATAGCCGCGGCTGA
- the nusG gene encoding transcription termination/antitermination protein NusG, which produces MTARWYIVHAYSNFEKKVAEDIENKAKQKGLSERIEQIVVPTEKVVEVRRGKKVDAERKFFPGYVLMKAELNDAVISLVKNTPRVTGFLGEDKHTAKPMHITDKEAERILHQVQEGVERPKQSVTFEIGEQVRVSDGPFASFNGFVQEVDEERARLKVEVSIFGRAVPVDLEFGQVEKG; this is translated from the coding sequence ATGACTGCGCGGTGGTACATCGTTCACGCTTATTCGAACTTCGAAAAGAAGGTCGCTGAAGACATCGAAAACAAGGCCAAGCAGAAGGGCCTGTCGGAGAGGATCGAGCAGATCGTCGTGCCGACCGAGAAGGTCGTCGAGGTTCGACGCGGCAAGAAGGTGGACGCCGAGCGCAAGTTCTTCCCGGGCTACGTGCTGATGAAGGCCGAGCTCAACGACGCGGTCATCTCGCTGGTGAAGAACACGCCGCGCGTCACGGGTTTCCTCGGTGAAGACAAGCATACGGCCAAGCCGATGCACATCACCGACAAGGAAGCCGAGCGCATTCTGCACCAGGTGCAGGAAGGCGTCGAAAGGCCGAAGCAGTCGGTTACCTTCGAGATCGGCGAGCAGGTGCGCGTTTCGGACGGGCCATTCGCCTCGTTCAACGGTTTCGTCCAGGAAGTGGACGAAGAGCGCGCCCGCCTCAAGGTGGAAGTTTCGATCTTCGGGCGCGCTGTGCCTGTCGATCTGGAATTCGGTCAGGTCGAAAAGGGCTGA
- a CDS encoding sensor histidine kinase produces the protein MRLLTLQATILLAVMAVLFWSGNLFDFKSPDNTIEILGPAVERAPGGALKLRQTADIIALRTAIPDLWFVIHDRRGDRLVEGVVPPQFSAIGDALDDIGQARLGWNIWDPADLPTARVRWIDTAAGEVQIMTGSAAAAPAHIIVLGISLVFLKLVVPIMIIIAVGVLVATPIVVRGALAGLSDAAKQAASIDIDRHATRLSVDNAPSEVLALIKAINDALGRLDEGYERHQRFLADAAHELRTPVAILSMRVAALPTGSEKARLGEDVARLATLTEQLLDLQRLDKQADRFAPVDLVAIGRQVLLDMGPLGFSAGYEMEFHTDIEHAVVSGDQLALERALTNLLQNAIDYGGRRGTITVQISAPATIEVRDQGAGIPSNDRERVFEPFHRLQPHGQGTGLGLNLVKAIVELHGGRVMVADALAKGACLRMIFPPVSRCPERQSDS, from the coding sequence GTGCGCTTGCTGACACTGCAGGCAACCATCTTGCTTGCGGTCATGGCCGTGCTTTTCTGGTCGGGCAATCTCTTCGACTTCAAATCCCCCGACAACACCATCGAAATTCTCGGCCCCGCTGTGGAACGCGCGCCCGGCGGCGCGCTGAAACTGCGGCAAACGGCCGACATCATCGCTCTGCGAACCGCGATACCCGATTTGTGGTTTGTCATTCACGACCGGCGGGGTGATCGCCTTGTCGAAGGCGTCGTTCCGCCGCAATTCAGCGCCATCGGCGATGCGCTCGACGATATCGGCCAGGCAAGGCTTGGCTGGAACATATGGGACCCGGCCGATCTGCCGACGGCACGGGTTCGCTGGATCGACACGGCCGCCGGCGAGGTCCAGATCATGACCGGCTCGGCAGCGGCGGCGCCTGCGCACATAATCGTCTTAGGCATTTCGCTGGTGTTTCTGAAGCTCGTCGTGCCGATCATGATCATCATCGCGGTCGGCGTTCTTGTTGCCACCCCGATTGTGGTGCGTGGTGCGCTTGCCGGGCTGAGCGATGCGGCAAAACAGGCTGCAAGCATCGATATCGACCGCCACGCCACGCGCCTTTCAGTGGACAACGCCCCCTCGGAGGTGCTCGCCCTGATCAAGGCCATCAACGATGCGCTGGGCAGGCTCGACGAGGGCTATGAACGCCACCAGCGTTTCCTGGCGGATGCCGCACATGAACTGCGCACGCCGGTCGCCATTTTGAGCATGCGCGTCGCGGCCCTGCCGACCGGTTCGGAAAAGGCGCGGCTGGGCGAAGATGTTGCGCGATTGGCGACCCTGACCGAACAACTCCTCGACCTGCAGCGCCTCGACAAGCAGGCCGACCGTTTCGCGCCTGTCGATCTCGTCGCTATCGGTCGGCAGGTCCTGCTCGACATGGGCCCGCTCGGCTTTTCGGCGGGCTATGAGATGGAGTTCCACACCGATATCGAACACGCCGTCGTTTCGGGCGACCAGCTTGCATTGGAACGGGCGCTGACCAACTTGCTGCAAAACGCCATCGACTATGGCGGCAGACGCGGCACCATTACAGTGCAGATATCGGCTCCAGCGACAATCGAAGTGCGTGATCAAGGCGCCGGCATTCCGTCAAACGATCGCGAGCGGGTATTCGAGCCGTTCCACAGATTGCAGCCACACGGTCAGGGGACCGGCCTGGGCCTCAACCTCGTCAAGGCGATCGTCGAACTGCATGGCGGGCGCGTGATGGTAGCCGACGCTCTGGCGAAGGGAGCCTGCCTGCGCATGATTTTCCCGCCAGTTTCCAGGTGCCCGGAACGTCAAAGCGATAGTTAG
- a CDS encoding group II truncated hemoglobin: MAADVPTLYDWAGGSENLNRLTATFYAKVAKDPVVGPVFKAMSSDHPAHVAAFIGEVFGGPKTYSEQHGGHREMVMHHLDRHLTEEQRRRWISLLMDAADEVGLPDDPEFRSAFAAYIEWGSRLARMNSTLGATCDPEQEPMPQWGWGVPGGPYTPPAKS; encoded by the coding sequence ATGGCCGCGGATGTACCCACACTTTACGATTGGGCCGGCGGGTCCGAAAACCTCAACCGCCTGACTGCCACCTTTTATGCCAAGGTGGCGAAGGACCCTGTCGTCGGCCCGGTGTTCAAGGCGATGTCGTCGGATCACCCCGCCCATGTCGCGGCCTTCATCGGCGAGGTGTTCGGCGGGCCGAAGACCTATTCCGAACAGCATGGCGGCCATCGTGAAATGGTGATGCACCATCTCGACAGGCATCTGACCGAGGAGCAGCGCCGCCGCTGGATCAGCCTGTTGATGGACGCCGCCGACGAGGTCGGTCTGCCCGACGATCCGGAATTCCGCTCCGCCTTCGCCGCCTATATCGAGTGGGGCTCGCGCCTCGCCAGGATGAACTCCACGCTCGGCGCCACCTGCGATCCCGAGCAGGAACCGATGCCGCAATGGGGTTGGGGCGTGCCGGGTGGGCCCTACACGCCGCCCGCCAAAAGTTGA
- a CDS encoding DUF680 domain-containing protein produces MKKIVLIAAALVVAASGSAFAANQKPRPHKQQAVEQVDTSTTASTSQMYATPRVSPTDRDPFKIPDAGYGQGIWGN; encoded by the coding sequence ATGAAGAAGATCGTCCTCATCGCCGCTGCCCTTGTCGTTGCGGCCTCCGGCAGCGCCTTCGCCGCGAACCAGAAGCCGCGTCCGCACAAACAGCAGGCCGTCGAGCAGGTCGACACCTCGACGACCGCGTCCACCAGCCAGATGTATGCCACGCCGCGCGTTTCGCCGACCGACAGGGATCCGTTTAAGATACCGGATGCCGGTTACGGACAGGGCATCTGGGGCAACTGA
- a CDS encoding GlsB/YeaQ/YmgE family stress response membrane protein — translation MGIISWIILGVVAGFIGSKIVNKSGQGFLMDIVLGVVGAVVGGVIFSAFGAAGVTGLNIYSLIVAVIGAVVVLWAYHAISGRSA, via the coding sequence ATGGGAATCATCAGCTGGATTATCCTCGGCGTGGTCGCCGGTTTCATCGGCAGCAAGATCGTCAATAAGAGTGGTCAGGGCTTCCTGATGGATATCGTGCTCGGCGTTGTCGGCGCGGTCGTCGGCGGCGTCATCTTCAGCGCGTTCGGCGCGGCGGGGGTCACCGGCCTCAATATCTACAGCCTGATCGTGGCCGTGATCGGCGCTGTCGTTGTGTTGTGGGCATATCACGCCATCAGTGGCCGCAGCGCCTGA
- a CDS encoding YidB family protein, translating to MGLFDNAVPGGNITKPLMIALGALLVGKMLSGGGSSSQQQAAPAPAGGASDGGLLGGLGGLLDKLKDAGHGQTADSWVGTGQNQSINANDLGQALGPQVIKEIAARTGMDEQELLKQLSTALPGVVDKLTPNGQVPSRNQLESLFGN from the coding sequence ATGGGACTGTTCGACAACGCCGTTCCGGGCGGCAATATCACCAAGCCCCTGATGATCGCATTGGGCGCCCTGCTGGTCGGGAAAATGCTCAGCGGCGGCGGCTCTTCCTCACAGCAACAGGCTGCCCCCGCCCCGGCGGGCGGCGCCTCCGACGGCGGGCTGCTCGGCGGGCTTGGCGGCTTGCTCGACAAGCTGAAGGACGCCGGGCACGGCCAGACCGCCGATTCCTGGGTCGGCACCGGGCAGAACCAGTCGATCAACGCCAATGATCTCGGCCAGGCGCTGGGGCCGCAGGTCATCAAAGAGATCGCCGCCCGCACCGGCATGGACGAGCAGGAATTGCTGAAACAATTGTCCACCGCCCTGCCGGGCGTCGTCGACAAGCTCACCCCGAACGGTCAGGTGCCGTCGCGCAACCAGCTGGAATCTCTGTTCGGCAACTGA
- the tuf gene encoding elongation factor Tu, whose translation MAKGKFERTKPHVNIGTIGHVDHGKTSLTAAITKYFGEYRPYDQIDAAPEEKARGITISTAHVEYETPARHYAHVDCPGHADYVKNMITGAAQMDGAILVVSAADGPMPQTREHILLARQVGVPAIVVFLNKVDQVDDAELLELVELEVRELLSKYEFPGDDIPIVKGSALAALEDSNKEIGENAVRKLMEEVDAYIPTPERPIDKPFLMPIEDVFSISGRGTVVTGRVERGIVKVGEELEIVGIRPTSKTTCTGVEMFRKLLDQGQAGDNIGALLRGVDREGVERGQVLAKPGTVKPHKKFKAEAYILTKEEGGRHTPFFTNYRPQFYFRTTDVTGIVTLPAGTEMVMPGDNITVDVELIVPIAMEEKLRFAIREGGRTVGAGIVASIVE comes from the coding sequence ATGGCAAAAGGTAAATTCGAGCGTACGAAGCCTCATGTGAACATTGGCACGATTGGTCACGTTGACCACGGCAAGACGTCGCTGACGGCGGCGATCACGAAGTATTTTGGCGAATACCGCCCGTACGACCAGATTGACGCGGCTCCGGAAGAGAAGGCGCGCGGCATCACGATCTCGACGGCGCACGTCGAATACGAGACGCCGGCCCGCCACTACGCCCACGTCGACTGCCCCGGCCACGCCGACTATGTGAAGAACATGATCACCGGCGCTGCCCAGATGGACGGCGCGATCCTGGTCGTTTCGGCCGCCGACGGCCCGATGCCGCAGACCCGCGAGCACATCCTGCTCGCCCGTCAGGTCGGCGTTCCGGCGATCGTTGTGTTCCTGAACAAGGTCGACCAGGTCGACGACGCCGAGCTTCTCGAGCTGGTCGAGCTGGAAGTGCGCGAGCTTCTGTCGAAGTACGAGTTCCCGGGCGACGACATTCCGATCGTCAAGGGTTCGGCTCTGGCTGCTCTCGAGGACAGCAACAAGGAGATCGGCGAGAACGCGGTTCGCAAGCTGATGGAAGAGGTCGACGCCTACATCCCGACGCCTGAGCGTCCGATCGACAAGCCGTTCCTGATGCCGATCGAGGACGTGTTCTCGATCTCGGGCCGCGGCACGGTCGTGACCGGTCGCGTCGAGCGCGGCATCGTCAAGGTTGGCGAGGAGCTGGAAATCGTCGGCATCCGTCCGACCTCGAAGACGACCTGCACGGGCGTCGAGATGTTCCGCAAGCTGCTCGACCAGGGCCAGGCCGGCGACAACATCGGCGCGCTGCTGCGCGGCGTTGACCGTGAAGGCGTCGAGCGCGGCCAGGTTCTGGCCAAGCCCGGCACCGTGAAGCCGCACAAGAAGTTCAAGGCAGAAGCCTACATCCTGACCAAGGAAGAGGGCGGCCGTCATACGCCGTTCTTCACCAACTACCGTCCGCAGTTCTACTTCCGCACGACGGACGTGACCGGCATCGTGACGCTGCCGGCTGGTACGGAGATGGTTATGCCTGGCGACAACATCACCGTTGACGTCGAGCTGATCGTGCCGATCGCCATGGAAGAGAAGCTGCGCTTCGCTATCCGTGAAGGCGGCCGCACGGTTGGTGCAGGAATTGTTGCTTCGATCGTCGAGTAA
- the rplA gene encoding 50S ribosomal protein L1, with amino-acid sequence MAKIAKRVAKTREGIDPNKAYALGEALKILKDRSKVKFDETVEIAMNLGVDPRHADQMVRGVVNLPNGTGKNVRVAVFARGDKADEAKAAGADLVGAEELVDIVQKGTIDFDRCIATPDMMPLVGRLGKVLGPRGMMPNPKVGTVTTDVAAAVKASKGGAVEFRVEKAGIIHAGIGKVSFEVKALEENIRAFADAVTKAKPTGAKGNYVKKVSVTSTMGPGLKLDVATLAAS; translated from the coding sequence ATGGCAAAGATTGCAAAGCGTGTAGCCAAGACCCGCGAAGGCATCGACCCGAACAAGGCCTATGCCCTGGGCGAGGCCCTCAAGATCCTCAAGGATCGTTCGAAGGTGAAGTTCGACGAGACCGTCGAGATCGCCATGAACCTCGGCGTCGACCCGCGCCATGCCGACCAGATGGTCCGCGGCGTGGTCAACCTGCCGAACGGCACCGGCAAGAACGTCCGCGTCGCCGTGTTCGCGCGTGGCGACAAGGCTGACGAAGCCAAGGCCGCCGGCGCCGATCTGGTTGGCGCCGAAGAACTGGTCGACATCGTCCAGAAGGGCACGATCGATTTCGATCGCTGCATCGCCACCCCGGACATGATGCCGCTCGTCGGCCGTCTGGGTAAGGTGCTCGGCCCGCGCGGCATGATGCCGAACCCGAAGGTCGGCACCGTGACCACCGATGTCGCCGCCGCCGTCAAGGCGTCGAAGGGCGGCGCGGTCGAGTTCCGCGTCGAGAAGGCTGGCATCATCCACGCCGGCATCGGCAAGGTCTCGTTCGAGGTCAAGGCTCTGGAAGAGAACATCCGCGCCTTCGCCGATGCGGTCACCAAGGCCAAGCCGACGGGCGCCAAGGGCAACTACGTCAAGAAGGTGTCGGTCACCTCGACGATGGGCCCGGGCCTCAAGCTGGACGTCGCGACGCTCGCGGCTTCCTGA
- the rplL gene encoding 50S ribosomal protein L7/L12: MADLAKIVDDLSKLTVLEAAELSKLLEEKWGVSAAAPVAVAAAGGGAAAAAPAEEKTEFDVILAAAGDKKIEVIKEVRAITGLGLKEAKDLVEAAPKPVKEGANKADAEKIKAQLEAAGAKVELK, translated from the coding sequence ATGGCTGATCTGGCAAAGATCGTAGACGACCTGTCGAAGCTGACCGTCCTCGAGGCGGCTGAGCTGTCGAAGCTCCTCGAAGAGAAGTGGGGCGTTTCGGCCGCCGCTCCGGTGGCTGTTGCTGCTGCTGGCGGCGGTGCTGCTGCTGCTGCTCCGGCTGAGGAAAAGACCGAATTCGACGTCATTCTGGCCGCCGCTGGCGACAAGAAGATCGAAGTCATCAAGGAAGTGCGCGCCATCACCGGCCTGGGCCTCAAGGAAGCCAAGGACCTGGTCGAGGCCGCTCCGAAGCCGGTCAAGGAAGGCGCCAACAAGGCTGACGCCGAGAAGATCAAGGCCCAGCTGGAAGCAGCCGGCGCCAAGGTCGAGCTGAAGTAA
- a CDS encoding response regulator transcription factor yields the protein MRLLLVEDEPEFASALCAALKKHDMIVDRALTVAQAMDIAMAGVHGAVLLDRRLPDGDGLSLIPLLRGHGKTMPVIVLTARGNLAERIAGLDGGADDYLAKPFALEELLARLRAVLRRPGHVQPDTLGLGRLTLDVDQRDVRVDGMPLDLPRRELLVLEALMRRMGRMVPRPALMEAVFGLDDDIQANTLDTHISRLRRKLLDAEAGVVVNGIRGVGYVLREVP from the coding sequence ATGCGGCTGCTTTTGGTGGAGGATGAGCCGGAATTCGCCTCGGCCCTTTGCGCGGCGCTGAAGAAACACGACATGATCGTCGACCGTGCACTGACCGTCGCACAGGCGATGGACATAGCCATGGCAGGCGTTCACGGCGCCGTCCTGCTCGACAGGCGCCTGCCCGACGGCGACGGCCTCTCCCTCATTCCGTTGCTCAGGGGGCATGGCAAGACCATGCCGGTTATCGTGCTGACGGCGCGCGGCAACCTCGCCGAACGCATCGCCGGCCTGGACGGCGGCGCCGACGACTACCTGGCCAAGCCCTTCGCCCTGGAGGAATTGCTGGCCCGGTTGCGCGCCGTCCTCAGGCGACCGGGTCACGTTCAGCCCGACACGCTCGGGCTTGGGCGGCTGACGCTCGACGTCGACCAGCGCGACGTGCGCGTCGACGGCATGCCGCTGGATTTGCCGCGCCGTGAGCTTTTGGTGCTGGAGGCCCTGATGCGCCGCATGGGGCGCATGGTGCCCCGCCCGGCATTGATGGAGGCGGTATTCGGCCTGGACGACGATATCCAGGCCAACACTCTGGACACCCACATCTCCCGTCTGCGCCGCAAGCTGCTCGACGCCGAGGCGGGCGTTGTCGTCAATGGCATCCGCGGCGTCGGTTATGTGCTGCGAGAAGTTCCATGA
- the rplK gene encoding 50S ribosomal protein L11 yields the protein MAKKVAGQLKLQVAAGSATPSPPIGPALGQRGINIMEFCKAFNAQTQELEKGSPIPVVITYYQDKSFTFVMKTPPVSYFLKKAANLKSGSKEPGKVKAGTIARDKVREIAEKKMKDLNANDVEAAMRMVEGSARSMGLEVVG from the coding sequence ATGGCTAAGAAAGTAGCGGGCCAGCTCAAGCTCCAGGTTGCCGCGGGTTCTGCGACTCCGTCGCCCCCGATCGGCCCGGCGCTTGGTCAGCGTGGCATCAACATCATGGAATTCTGCAAGGCGTTCAACGCGCAGACCCAGGAACTCGAGAAGGGATCTCCGATCCCGGTCGTCATCACCTATTACCAGGACAAGTCGTTCACCTTCGTCATGAAGACGCCGCCGGTGAGCTACTTCCTGAAGAAGGCCGCCAACCTGAAGTCGGGCTCGAAGGAGCCGGGCAAGGTCAAGGCCGGCACGATCGCCCGCGACAAGGTGCGCGAGATCGCCGAGAAGAAGATGAAGGACCTGAACGCCAACGACGTGGAAGCAGCAATGCGCATGGTCGAAGGTTCCGCCCGTTCGATGGGCCTGGAAGTGGTGGGCTAA
- a CDS encoding 2-hydroxy-3-oxopropionate reductase translates to MEKIGFIGLGIMGAPMAGHLLDAGYEVVTTDHFAKPSAELSAKGIKVVTGNDAVARAADIIIVMVPDTPQVEEVLFSAKGVAEGLSKGKLVVDMSSISPIFTKEFAAKVKTTGADYLDAPVSGGEVGAKAASLAIMVGGEEASFERAKPIFERLGKNITLVGPNGSGQTAKVANQIIVALTIEAVAEALVFASKAGADPARVRQALMGGLANSRILEVHGDRMVKRTFAPGFRIELHQKDLNLALEGAKSLGVALPNTSTTQQLFNSCAANGDARDDHSGLVKALERMAGHEVA, encoded by the coding sequence ATGGAAAAGATCGGTTTCATCGGCCTCGGCATCATGGGCGCGCCGATGGCGGGACACCTGCTCGACGCGGGCTACGAAGTGGTCACGACCGATCACTTCGCCAAGCCGTCGGCCGAGCTTTCGGCCAAGGGCATCAAGGTCGTCACCGGCAATGACGCGGTGGCGCGCGCGGCCGACATCATCATCGTGATGGTTCCCGACACGCCGCAGGTCGAGGAGGTTCTGTTCAGCGCCAAGGGCGTCGCCGAAGGCTTGTCGAAGGGCAAGCTCGTTGTCGACATGAGCTCGATCTCGCCGATCTTCACCAAGGAATTCGCCGCCAAGGTCAAGACGACGGGTGCCGATTATCTCGATGCGCCGGTGTCGGGTGGCGAAGTCGGCGCCAAGGCTGCTTCGCTTGCCATCATGGTTGGCGGGGAGGAAGCCTCGTTCGAGCGCGCCAAGCCGATCTTCGAGCGGCTGGGCAAAAACATCACGCTGGTCGGCCCGAACGGCTCCGGTCAGACCGCCAAGGTGGCCAACCAGATCATCGTCGCGCTGACCATCGAGGCCGTCGCCGAAGCGCTGGTGTTCGCCTCCAAGGCCGGTGCCGATCCGGCCAGGGTGCGGCAGGCGCTGATGGGCGGGCTCGCCAATTCGCGCATCCTCGAAGTGCATGGCGATCGCATGGTCAAGCGCACCTTCGCGCCGGGCTTCCGCATCGAACTGCACCAGAAGGACCTGAACTTGGCGCTGGAGGGCGCGAAGTCGCTCGGCGTCGCGCTTCCGAACACATCGACCACGCAGCAGCTGTTCAATTCCTGCGCGGCCAATGGCGACGCCAGGGACGACCACTCCGGCCTCGTCAAGGCGCTGGAGCGCATGGCCGGCCACGAGGTGGCTTAG
- the secE gene encoding preprotein translocase subunit SecE, which translates to MASKTSNPFVFLQQVRAETAKVTWPSRRETVISTVMVLAFAAIAMIFFFAADQIMGLAVEMILGIGK; encoded by the coding sequence ATGGCGTCGAAGACATCCAATCCTTTCGTCTTCCTTCAGCAGGTGCGGGCGGAAACCGCCAAGGTCACTTGGCCTTCCAGGCGCGAAACGGTGATTTCGACGGTCATGGTTCTGGCCTTCGCTGCGATCGCCATGATCTTCTTCTTTGCTGCCGATCAGATCATGGGTCTGGCGGTCGAGATGATCCTCGGCATCGGCAAATAA
- the rplJ gene encoding 50S ribosomal protein L10, giving the protein MDRAEKRELVTGLNDAFKGAGSVVVAHYAGITVAQMNDLRTKMRQAGGTVKVAKNRLAKIALQGTESESIIDLFKGQTLVAYSDDPIAAPKVASDFAKGNDKLVILGGSMGTTSLNADGVKALASLPSLDELRARLVGMIATPATRIAQIVNAPAASVARVIGAYARKDEAA; this is encoded by the coding sequence GTGGACAGAGCGGAAAAACGCGAACTCGTCACGGGCCTGAACGACGCCTTCAAGGGCGCCGGTTCAGTCGTCGTGGCCCACTATGCCGGTATCACCGTCGCGCAAATGAACGATCTTCGCACGAAGATGCGTCAGGCCGGCGGCACCGTCAAAGTCGCGAAGAACCGCCTCGCCAAGATCGCTCTTCAGGGCACGGAATCCGAAAGCATCATCGATCTGTTCAAGGGACAGACGCTGGTTGCCTATTCGGACGATCCGATTGCGGCGCCGAAGGTCGCGTCCGATTTCGCCAAGGGGAATGACAAGCTCGTCATTCTCGGTGGCTCGATGGGCACGACCTCGCTCAACGCCGACGGTGTGAAGGCTCTTGCCTCGCTGCCGTCGCTCGACGAGCTGCGCGCCCGCCTGGTTGGCATGATCGCCACCCCGGCAACCCGGATCGCTCAGATCGTCAATGCACCGGCGGCTTCGGTCGCGCGCGTCATTGGCGCCTATGCCCGGAAGGACGAGGCGGCGTGA